Genomic segment of Candidatus Zixiibacteriota bacterium:
CTGGCCGGTCAGCGGCGGGTATTAATCCTGCCGTTGCAAGTCCAATGTTATAAAATTCATTTTCAAGAAACTCAAGCGTCAGCGCGAAATTCAGCACGTCAATTACCTGCTGAGTCAGCCCAGTCTGGGCAAACGCTTTTCTGCTGAACTTGCCCATTCCGAGAGGGAGGGCCGTCAGGGCAAGTCCCGCTCCAACCAGCGCAAGACTCTTTTTAACCGCATACCGCCGCGAGGTATCACACGAAGCGTTTGAGTCGCTGTGCGGATTATCAACTATATTCGAATTTTCCATAGTAACTGTCTCCTTTTATTTCTATCTAAATATATTGCCGTCGAGTGGGGTAACTACGAATGGGTCAACTAAAGGCAGGACTTCAGCCACCTCGCGTTTAACATCAAGTCCGCCCGCATTGACGACATCGTCTCCGGCAAAAGCGGCTGTTCTTGGAGCCAAAAGATCTCTGATGACCGATGCATGGCGTGCCTCGACTGAAACTATCTTCCCCGCAAGGAGCAGATTATTCGGATCGGTTATTTGGTCGCCCGAGCCATTGTATGCCGAGACGCCCAAATCTTCGAAAGTTCTCGCTGTTTCAAGTACGCTTGTGCGCGATGCAAAGTTAACATCTTCAAAAGTGACATCGAGCGTTCCGATCGCTTTGTCGCCCAGCGCGGCTTTCAGGAAATCCCTATGAATGATCTCGTGATCGCGGAGATCAGTCAGTACCTGCATCTCTTGAGCTGTAGCTCCAGC
This window contains:
- a CDS encoding ferritin-like domain-containing protein encodes the protein MEEDKTLASPAQNDNQALQFLAELSKPVVRRRFLTWSGITIAVAATAGCGGDDKGTDPPPQPTGDTGVLNFAYALEQLEAAYYTQVVSSFYAGATAQEMQVLTDLRDHEIIHRDFLKAALGDKAIGTLDVTFEDVNFASRTSVLETARTFEDLGVSAYNGSGDQITDPNNLLLAGKIVSVEARHASVIRDLLAPRTAAFAGDDVVNAGGLDVKREVAEVLPLVDPFVVTPLDGNIFR